In Carassius auratus strain Wakin unplaced genomic scaffold, ASM336829v1 scaf_tig00028723, whole genome shotgun sequence, one genomic interval encodes:
- the LOC113079612 gene encoding uncharacterized protein LOC113079612 produces the protein MVYPFVLFSLGLGSLVGVFGVEMEDGIKSVSVMKGDPVTLNPDFTEKQKYLLIQWKFRSTRIAEVNRLAQTNSTYDGPDERFRGRLKLDQTGSLTITNTSTTDSGLYQLTVVKKETIYISFNVTVYDLTEEENSILVIEGDSVTLNPEVTKAQRYLLIQWMYRSTRIAEVNRLSKTSHTYDADGRFRGRLKLDQTGSLTITNTSTTDSGLYQLAIVNKETSYMDYKVIVYRRSKSTNYVTSSGATIKSTLNQTENANITETSKRSSEHCCGSTEAVIRMLLSVLVAVAAVALLVYDIRSTRSELDMTEDTEDLYETYGGGSDHKCELRRGFGSQYVQM, from the exons ATGGTTTATCCGTTTGTTTTGTTCTCGTTGGGCTTGGGGAGTCTGGTTG gtgtgtttggtgttgaGATGGAGGATGGAATAAAGTCAGTCTCAGTGATGAAGGGAGATCCTGTCACTCTAAACCCcgattttactgaaaaacagaaatatcTGTTAATACAGTGGAAGTTCAGAAGCACTCGAATAGCTGAAGTCAACAGACTCGCGCAGACAAACTCGACGTATGATGgtcctgatgagagattcagaggcagactgaaactggatcagactggatctctgaccatcacaaacaccagcaccacagactctggactctaTCAGCTAACGGTTGTCAAAAAAGAGACCATTTACATCAGTTTCAATGTTACAGTCTATG ACTTGACAGAAGAAGAGAACTCGATATTAGTGATCGAGGGAGACTCTGTCACTCTAAACCCGGAGGTTACTAAAGCACAGAGATATTTGTTGATACAGTGGATGTATAGAAGCACTCGGATAGCTGAAGTCAACAGACTCTCAAAAACCAGCCATACCTACGATgctgacgggagattcagaggaagactgaagctggatcagaccggatctctgaccatcacaaacaccagcaccacagactctggactctaTCAGCTAGCGATCGTCAACAAAGAAACCAGTTACATGGATTATAAAGTTATCGTCTACA GAAGGTCAAAGAGCACAAACTACGTGACGTCCAGCGGTGCGACGATCAAATCAACCCTAAACCAGACCGAGAATGCTAATATTACTGAAACCTCTAAGAGGAGCTCAG AGCACTGctgtggttctactgaagctgtgatccgaatGCTCCTCTCTGTTCTGGTGGCCGTGGCTGCTGTTGCTCTGCTGGTTTATGATATCAGATCCACAAGAAGTGAGCTTGACATGACAGAAGATACAGAAGATCTCTATGAGACCTACGGAGGAGGATCAGACCACAAGTGTGAACTGAGAAGAGGGTTTGGTTCTCAATATGTCCAGATGTGA